The sequence below is a genomic window from Glycine max cultivar Williams 82 chromosome 20, Glycine_max_v4.0, whole genome shotgun sequence.
TTAATGTTCAGAAGTTTGAAATCAGCCTTTTGCACCACAGTCACAGCCAGTTGTTGAGCCCCAGCCCTGCTTATTTGGTTGGCACTTAGATCAATTTCCTTTAATTGGACATGGCCTTCAATGGCCTTAGTTATCAGGTTGGCCCCTTCATCCTTGAGTTCATTCTCAGAGAGGTTCAACTTAGTGAGAAACTGCTTTGCTGCTAGGCAGGCTGCTATTGCAGGAGCAGCATCAGCTGTAATATCATTTCCGCTCATCTCCAAAACTTCAAGGTGAGGAGCTGCTTCCGTAAGAGCATCAACAATAGCAATTGCACCATCGTCTTCCAAGTTCAGGTAGCTTAGGTATACCTCTCTTAGCTCTGCTTGCTTGGTAAGAGCTTTACTCAGAGAAACCCCACCCTCCACACCTAACATGTTGTCTCGCAAATCAAGCTTCTTCAGATGGGCACAATTCCCTAAAGCATCAGACAAGGCAACTCCACCTTCAGAGCCTATCCTTGTGGAGGAACAGCGAAAATCCTCCAACAAAGGAGAACGCTTTACAACCTCGGCTATAGCTAGTGCCCCTTCATCTCCAGtcatattattatgaaaatgaagaacTTTGAGTTTCTCTGTGAAAGGAATCAACTCACAAACTGCTAGAGCAGCTTCCTTTGAGATTCCATCGTTCATCAGATAAAGCTCCTCCAAGCATTTCTGCGATTTCAAAAGTGCTCCAAATGCTCTAACACCTTTTTCACCCAATGCATTGTCAGAGAGGTTTAAAGACCTCAAGACACTTCCTTCTAGGGCAGTTGAGAATATCTTCATGACATCAAGAGCTTCTGCTTCTGATCTTCCAGCAATAAAATCTGATAGATCTACTTCTTTCAACTGGTCCTTGATGGAAGTTAGAATGGGCTCAGCAATTTGCGCTGCTCCTAACCCAAAGCTCCTGTTGCTAAAGCATATTTTGGTGTAAGAATTTCCTGGCTCCTTTAACGGACTTAAAAGTTGCT
It includes:
- the LOC100795339 gene encoding RAN GTPase-activating protein 2, with protein sequence MELNSQKRPFSIKLWPPSQNTRQTLVERMTNNLTTKSLFTQKYGTLDKEEAEENAKRIEDVAFATANLHYEKEPDGDGGSAVQLYAKECSKLLLDVLKRGPSKKDDEVVTSVNTTSSLEYVFDISKGQRAFIEADETEQLLSPLKEPGNSYTKICFSNRSFGLGAAQIAEPILTSIKDQLKEVDLSDFIAGRSEAEALDVMKIFSTALEGSVLRSLNLSDNALGEKGVRAFGALLKSQKCLEELYLMNDGISKEAALAVCELIPFTEKLKVLHFHNNMTGDEGALAIAEVVKRSPLLEDFRCSSTRIGSEGGVALSDALGNCAHLKKLDLRDNMLGVEGGVSLSKALTKQAELREVYLSYLNLEDDGAIAIVDALTEAAPHLEVLEMSGNDITADAAPAIAACLAAKQFLTKLNLSENELKDEGANLITKAIEGHVQLKEIDLSANQISRAGAQQLAVTVVQKADFKLLNINGNFISDEGIDELKDIFKKSPDMLGPLDENDPDGIDNDEESDEEGGADELESKMKNLVVDD